A part of Myxococcus landrumus genomic DNA contains:
- a CDS encoding efflux RND transporter permease subunit: MRHVEQGLGALAACGHRHPLLALGLALALAAVGGVLSLNLRLNANLVDLLPRSFASVQALGELETRFGALGWVAVVGEGTDAASLRRFADDMTPKLEKLPGVRFVEKERTGAFFRDKALYFLSEEDLREVYRRLDARLTWEKQQANPLYVSLVDEPPPSLDFSDLEARYLGAGGHKLSASTDDYYLDAAAGRVVVLVKPEMTSADLSYSRKIVDQVNALLDAQDLSKYGPGFQVHITGTFQKKLDQQKQIVRDIAVSSVVATVLMLLYLVFHFRGAMAVGLVLTPVGVGLAWTYGLVAVLYGQVNLLTGFLGAILGGLGVEHGIHLVGRYLHLRSEGESSEQATRESFTHTGGAALVSALVAALTFFVLGTSRLRAFREFGVIAGIGMVVLIAAYVMVLPALLGLTARWGWKARRAAVTSRESPAGRMLVRHSAIVTAISVVLVVGLLTQVRRVRFDYDFGTLEDQDLPSFVLDQQVNQIIGYSQTPVVVLTRDTQEEHAMASALAQRQRERGDSSTIDFVASLSSLVPQDQVRKQAVLRDISQLLDKVPLERLNPRQREQLTELRKQTHARPFTMEDLPTSVRQQFMGRQGTPGSFVLVYPAVNQSDGQAVRALAREVRGVTPPGGGQVSAAGEAMVMADILDLVTHEAPLILGGTTLVVLLAMWMTLGGLRMAVLCLAPTVVSLLSLIGLMPLIGMEFNYLNILIIPVLIGTTVDAGVHLLTRLVSPGSDFVAVYSETGRAIAGGLLTSAMGFGALFLARHPGLNSVGVLATLGFATNLLVMLVAFPALLLVLTDRRRKRQRERMDSEVKERTAAGPSEPELPSL, from the coding sequence GCCTCGCGTTGGCGTTGGCCGCGGTGGGGGGAGTGCTGTCGCTCAATCTCCGCCTCAACGCCAATCTGGTGGACCTGCTTCCGCGCTCCTTCGCGAGCGTGCAGGCCCTGGGCGAGCTGGAGACCCGCTTCGGCGCGCTCGGCTGGGTGGCGGTGGTAGGCGAGGGAACGGACGCCGCCTCGCTCCGGCGCTTCGCGGATGACATGACGCCCAAGCTGGAGAAGTTGCCCGGTGTCCGCTTCGTGGAGAAGGAGCGCACGGGCGCGTTCTTCCGCGACAAGGCGCTCTACTTCCTGTCGGAGGAGGACCTGCGGGAGGTCTACCGCCGGCTCGACGCGCGGCTCACCTGGGAGAAGCAGCAGGCCAATCCGCTCTACGTGAGCCTGGTGGACGAGCCCCCTCCATCGCTCGACTTCTCCGACCTGGAGGCCAGGTACCTCGGCGCCGGAGGCCACAAGCTGTCGGCCTCGACGGATGACTACTACCTGGATGCGGCAGCGGGCCGGGTCGTCGTGCTCGTCAAGCCGGAGATGACGTCCGCGGACCTGTCGTACTCGCGCAAAATCGTGGACCAGGTGAACGCGCTGCTCGACGCGCAGGACCTGTCGAAGTACGGCCCGGGCTTCCAGGTGCACATCACCGGCACCTTCCAGAAGAAGCTGGACCAGCAGAAGCAGATTGTCCGCGACATCGCCGTCTCGTCGGTGGTGGCCACGGTGCTGATGCTGCTCTACCTCGTCTTCCACTTCCGAGGCGCCATGGCCGTGGGCCTGGTGCTGACGCCGGTGGGCGTGGGCCTCGCGTGGACATATGGCCTGGTGGCCGTCCTCTATGGACAGGTGAACCTGCTCACCGGCTTCCTGGGGGCCATCCTCGGCGGCCTGGGCGTGGAGCACGGCATCCACCTGGTGGGCCGCTACCTGCATCTGCGCTCGGAGGGGGAGTCCTCCGAGCAGGCCACCCGCGAGTCCTTCACCCACACAGGGGGCGCGGCGCTGGTGTCCGCGCTGGTGGCGGCGCTCACCTTCTTCGTGCTGGGCACCTCGCGCCTGCGAGCGTTCCGCGAGTTCGGCGTCATCGCGGGCATCGGCATGGTGGTGCTCATCGCCGCGTACGTGATGGTGCTGCCCGCGTTGTTGGGACTGACGGCGCGCTGGGGCTGGAAGGCCCGGCGTGCGGCGGTGACTTCGCGCGAGTCCCCCGCGGGGCGCATGCTGGTGCGGCACTCCGCCATCGTCACCGCCATCTCCGTGGTGCTGGTGGTGGGGCTGCTCACGCAGGTGCGCCGCGTGCGCTTCGACTACGACTTCGGCACGCTCGAGGACCAGGACCTGCCCTCGTTCGTGCTGGACCAGCAGGTCAACCAAATCATCGGCTATTCCCAGACACCGGTGGTGGTGCTCACCCGCGATACACAAGAAGAACACGCGATGGCATCCGCGCTGGCCCAGCGTCAGCGCGAGCGGGGCGACAGCTCCACCATCGACTTCGTGGCCTCACTGTCGTCGCTCGTGCCCCAGGACCAGGTGCGCAAGCAGGCCGTGCTGCGGGACATCTCCCAGCTCCTCGACAAGGTGCCGCTGGAGCGGCTGAATCCACGGCAGCGCGAGCAACTGACGGAGCTGCGCAAGCAGACCCACGCCCGGCCCTTCACGATGGAGGACCTGCCCACCAGCGTGCGCCAGCAGTTCATGGGGCGGCAGGGGACACCGGGCAGCTTCGTGCTCGTGTACCCGGCGGTGAATCAATCGGATGGCCAGGCCGTGCGGGCGCTGGCGCGCGAGGTGCGTGGCGTCACGCCTCCAGGCGGAGGACAGGTGTCCGCGGCGGGCGAGGCCATGGTGATGGCGGACATCCTCGACCTCGTCACCCACGAAGCGCCGCTCATCCTCGGGGGCACGACGCTGGTGGTGCTCCTGGCCATGTGGATGACGTTGGGCGGACTGCGCATGGCGGTGCTGTGCCTGGCGCCGACGGTGGTGTCGCTGTTGTCGCTCATCGGGCTGATGCCGCTGATTGGGATGGAGTTCAACTACCTCAACATCCTCATCATCCCCGTGCTCATCGGGACGACGGTGGACGCGGGCGTGCATCTGCTGACGCGGCTGGTGTCGCCGGGCAGCGACTTCGTGGCGGTGTACTCGGAGACGGGGCGCGCGATTGCCGGGGGACTGCTGACGAGCGCGATGGGCTTTGGCGCCCTCTTCCTCGCCAGACACCCCGGCCTCAACTCCGTGGGAGTGCTCGCCACGCTGGGCTTCGCCACCAACCTGCTCGTCATGCTGGTGGCCTTCCCCGCGCTGCTGCTGGTGCTGACGGACCGGCGCAGGAAGCGACAACGCGAGCGCATGGATTCGGAAGTGAAGGAGCGGACGGCGGCGGGACCCTCGGAGCCCGAGCTGCCCTCTCTGTGA
- a CDS encoding Erp protein codes for MKRWLWASAMAGTLALGTACSSTESKVLVAQADTTTTQPGTGGTGTSTGQTPDTSVQTPGTVPATPSENPGSNPAAGEPAMPGDTTSSAPGMPPSLSGDAGIGGAGVGMSDAGVGGSGVAPVPAIPDDTSGTFQPPSGGSVLDAGSY; via the coding sequence ATGAAGCGATGGTTGTGGGCGAGTGCCATGGCGGGAACCCTGGCACTGGGCACGGCGTGCAGCTCCACGGAGTCCAAGGTCCTCGTGGCCCAGGCGGACACGACGACGACCCAACCGGGGACGGGTGGCACGGGGACATCCACGGGCCAGACGCCGGACACCTCGGTCCAAACACCGGGCACGGTGCCCGCGACGCCCTCGGAGAATCCGGGCAGCAACCCCGCCGCGGGGGAGCCCGCCATGCCGGGCGACACCACGAGCTCCGCGCCGGGGATGCCACCCTCGCTCTCCGGTGACGCGGGCATCGGCGGGGCGGGCGTCGGCATGAGCGACGCGGGCGTGGGCGGCTCGGGCGTCGCGCCAGTTCCGGCCATCCCCGATGACACGTCCGGCACGTTCCAGCCGCCCTCGGGTGGCTCGGTGCTGGACGCGGGCTCGTACTGA
- a CDS encoding MOSC domain-containing protein has translation MQTQTPRILSLHIGQPRELGTPGAADPLERPWTSGIFKEPVQGPVWLSRTGLVGDGQADLRVHGGPEKAVFAYASEHHAFWRERLGREDLGPGAFGENWVLSVGAEDSVCIGDVLKVGSARVQVSQPRQPCWKPARRWGHKELSLLIQQTGRTGWYYRVLEEGEVRAGDTLELVERPFPRFTIAFANQAMHGQRPEDAAALVECPLLTPRWRESLQRRVLGTPGDDRPRLVGPNQDG, from the coding sequence ATGCAGACCCAGACGCCCCGCATCCTCTCGCTCCACATCGGCCAGCCGCGCGAGCTGGGCACGCCCGGTGCCGCCGACCCGCTGGAGCGCCCCTGGACCAGCGGCATCTTCAAGGAGCCCGTGCAGGGCCCCGTGTGGCTGTCGCGAACGGGACTCGTGGGGGATGGGCAAGCGGACCTGCGCGTGCATGGCGGACCGGAGAAGGCGGTCTTCGCCTATGCCTCGGAGCACCATGCGTTCTGGCGGGAGCGACTGGGACGCGAGGACCTGGGCCCGGGAGCGTTCGGTGAGAACTGGGTGCTCTCCGTCGGCGCGGAGGACAGCGTCTGCATTGGAGACGTGCTGAAGGTGGGGAGCGCGCGCGTGCAGGTGTCCCAGCCACGTCAGCCCTGCTGGAAGCCCGCGCGGCGATGGGGACACAAGGAGCTGTCGCTGCTCATCCAGCAGACCGGCCGCACCGGCTGGTACTACCGCGTGCTGGAGGAAGGCGAGGTCCGCGCGGGCGACACGCTGGAGCTCGTCGAGCGTCCCTTCCCCCGCTTCACCATCGCGTTCGCCAACCAGGCCATGCACGGGCAGCGGCCCGAGGACGCGGCCGCCCTCGTCGAGTGTCCCCTGCTGACACCTCGCTGGAGGGAGTCGCTCCAGCGTCGAGTCCTGGGCACGCCGGGTGATGACCGGCCCCGACTGGTCGGCCCCAATCAGGACGGCTGA
- a CDS encoding zinc-binding dehydrogenase → MDSVADVYGLSRVVGTTGLFPQRAGRLDPSLPCRASELLVDVESLNIDAASFEQIAREAGGDDTRIAERVKHIVNECGKMHNPRTGSGGIFIGRVREVGPQHPSRGQLMAGDRIASLVSLTLTPLVIEEILAVRREAHRVDVRGHAILFATGSYAKLPEDLADTLALAALDVCGAPALVERHLRPGMTVAVLGAGKGGALCLAQARRSVGASGRLVVIDINEAALAELRESQLCDVALALDATRAMEVQEHVRRATNGALCDLVVNCVSVPDTEMATILCVRDGGMAIFFSMATSFTAASLGADGVSRDVTLVMGNGYVPGHADLTLGLLRTDPGLRRLFERRFT, encoded by the coding sequence ATGGATTCAGTGGCCGATGTCTATGGGTTGTCACGTGTCGTCGGTACGACAGGGCTCTTTCCCCAGAGAGCTGGCCGCCTCGACCCGTCGCTGCCCTGCCGGGCGTCGGAGCTTCTCGTCGACGTCGAGAGTCTCAACATCGACGCGGCTTCCTTCGAGCAAATCGCTCGCGAGGCCGGTGGCGACGACACGCGCATCGCCGAGCGCGTGAAACACATCGTCAACGAGTGCGGGAAGATGCACAACCCGAGGACGGGCTCGGGAGGAATCTTCATCGGCCGGGTGCGGGAGGTGGGGCCCCAGCATCCCTCGAGAGGTCAGCTCATGGCCGGTGACAGGATTGCGTCGCTCGTGAGCCTCACGCTGACGCCGTTGGTCATCGAGGAGATTCTGGCCGTTCGACGAGAGGCCCACCGGGTGGATGTGCGAGGCCACGCCATCCTCTTCGCCACGGGCAGCTACGCGAAGCTTCCCGAGGACCTGGCGGACACCCTCGCCCTGGCCGCGCTGGACGTCTGTGGTGCACCGGCGCTCGTCGAGCGTCACCTCCGTCCGGGAATGACGGTCGCGGTGCTGGGCGCGGGGAAGGGAGGGGCGCTGTGTCTGGCGCAGGCGCGGCGGAGCGTGGGCGCTTCAGGGCGGCTGGTCGTCATCGACATCAACGAGGCCGCGCTCGCGGAGCTGCGCGAGTCCCAGCTCTGTGACGTGGCCCTGGCGCTGGATGCCACCCGGGCGATGGAGGTGCAGGAGCATGTCCGCCGCGCGACGAACGGCGCGCTCTGTGACCTCGTGGTCAATTGCGTGTCCGTCCCGGACACGGAGATGGCGACCATCCTGTGTGTCCGCGATGGGGGCATGGCCATCTTCTTCTCCATGGCCACCAGCTTCACCGCGGCCTCACTCGGCGCGGACGGCGTGAGCCGTGATGTCACGCTGGTGATGGGCAATGGCTACGTCCCCGGGCACGCGGACCTCACCCTGGGGCTGCTGCGTACGGACCCTGGGCTGCGCCGGCTCTTCGAGCGCCGGTTCACCTGA
- a CDS encoding zinc ribbon domain-containing protein, whose product MSMIQFTRNYTDRSNDYGFQFEFFCDKCGNGHMSPFIASKVGVATGLLRAAGSFFGGTIGRAANAGTHLKDALRGQGWDDAYAEAVEAGKQHFKNCTRCGKWVCPRSCWNEGRGLCESCAPDLAEEAASIQAHVAVEQAREKARTVDHVATLDMKQTRTATCPHCAAKVDGGRFCTECGKPLVAQKLSCGKCGTDIPASAKFCPECGSPRSG is encoded by the coding sequence ATGTCGATGATTCAGTTCACGCGCAATTACACGGACCGCTCGAACGACTACGGGTTTCAGTTCGAGTTCTTTTGTGACAAGTGCGGCAACGGGCACATGTCACCCTTCATCGCGAGCAAGGTGGGCGTGGCCACCGGGCTCTTGAGGGCCGCGGGCTCCTTCTTCGGCGGGACGATAGGGCGCGCGGCGAACGCGGGCACGCACCTGAAGGACGCGCTGCGAGGCCAGGGCTGGGATGACGCCTACGCCGAGGCGGTGGAGGCCGGGAAGCAGCACTTCAAGAACTGCACCCGCTGCGGCAAGTGGGTGTGTCCGCGCTCGTGTTGGAACGAGGGACGCGGGCTGTGTGAGAGCTGCGCGCCGGACCTCGCGGAAGAGGCGGCCTCCATCCAGGCGCATGTCGCGGTGGAGCAGGCGCGCGAGAAGGCGCGCACGGTGGACCACGTCGCGACGCTCGATATGAAACAGACGCGGACGGCGACGTGCCCGCACTGCGCCGCGAAGGTGGACGGCGGCAGGTTCTGCACGGAATGCGGCAAGCCTCTGGTCGCCCAGAAGCTGAGCTGTGGGAAGTGCGGCACCGACATCCCGGCGAGCGCGAAGTTCTGCCCGGAATGTGGTTCACCCCGGAGCGGGTGA
- a CDS encoding class I SAM-dependent DNA methyltransferase, producing MTPGWQEDEVRSIYTEIAPSYEALFPVLSRYDDRVERFLAEAVTPGCRVLDVGCGPGLHTRDLEASVSVLGTDLSPEMLELARQSRPSGEWRVHSYYQPLPAEWGRFNVALAVGCLDFCDDLPRVLAHLAGALEPGGKLLFTALERRPGHEAHEAPTREIPTGGPPVTLHLYTFEEVSRAVRSAGLQPRAYVHAPGWVQLTEQRTLWFGWWSVERP from the coding sequence ATGACTCCTGGTTGGCAGGAAGACGAGGTCCGGAGCATCTACACGGAGATTGCTCCCTCCTACGAGGCGCTCTTCCCGGTGCTGAGCCGGTATGACGACCGCGTGGAGCGCTTCCTCGCGGAGGCGGTGACACCGGGGTGCCGCGTGCTCGACGTGGGCTGTGGGCCGGGCCTTCACACCCGCGACCTGGAGGCTTCCGTGTCCGTGCTCGGGACAGACCTGTCCCCGGAGATGCTGGAGCTCGCGCGACAGTCTCGGCCCTCCGGTGAGTGGCGCGTCCACAGCTACTACCAACCGCTTCCGGCGGAGTGGGGGCGCTTCAACGTGGCGCTCGCCGTGGGCTGTCTCGACTTCTGTGACGACCTGCCACGAGTGCTCGCCCATCTCGCCGGGGCACTGGAGCCCGGTGGAAAGCTGCTCTTCACCGCACTGGAGCGGCGCCCCGGACATGAAGCGCATGAAGCCCCCACGCGCGAGATTCCCACCGGCGGTCCTCCGGTGACGCTGCACCTGTACACGTTCGAGGAGGTCTCTCGCGCGGTGCGCTCCGCGGGACTTCAACCCCGCGCCTACGTCCACGCGCCAGGCTGGGTGCAGCTCACCGAACAACGGACCCTGTGGTTCGGCTGGTGGAGCGTGGAGCGCCCGTGA
- a CDS encoding slipin family protein, which produces MSFFMRVDVVQNERAFVLVDEVPQRYLPPGRYRLNHPFRNVRVVRVPTNTLVANLDTELLALVPPSDLQVIDLGADERAVLYHRGRPAKWLGRGQHQMWLVDNVKVERVDTSSVATAPLRDDVRALVPANDYVEATSADGSVVLRYVDGAMDAVLPAGRHAAWTVARKVQLAVIDLRERLLHVTGQEVMTKDRVTLRLNLSTAFRVADARRLAVVARTPDDILYLAMQLAAREAVASRTLDELLASREIVAEGLFSEVKGRAESVGLEVLHFGIKDIVLPGEMKNLLNRVIQAQKEAEANVITRREETAATRSLAQTAKVLAENPLLVRLKELEAYKDLAAKVGQVHLVLGEGAVPSLQLKG; this is translated from the coding sequence ATGAGCTTCTTCATGCGTGTGGATGTGGTGCAGAACGAGCGTGCCTTCGTCCTGGTGGACGAGGTCCCCCAGCGCTACCTCCCTCCGGGCCGCTACCGCCTGAACCATCCGTTCCGCAACGTGCGCGTCGTCCGCGTTCCCACGAACACGCTCGTCGCCAACCTCGACACGGAGCTGCTCGCCCTCGTGCCGCCGTCGGACCTCCAGGTCATCGACCTGGGCGCCGACGAGCGCGCCGTCCTCTACCACCGCGGCCGCCCCGCGAAGTGGCTGGGCCGTGGCCAGCACCAGATGTGGCTGGTGGACAACGTGAAGGTGGAGCGCGTGGACACATCCAGCGTCGCCACGGCCCCGCTGCGTGACGACGTGCGCGCCCTGGTGCCCGCCAACGACTACGTGGAGGCCACGTCCGCCGACGGCAGCGTGGTGCTGCGCTACGTGGACGGCGCGATGGACGCGGTGCTGCCCGCGGGCCGCCATGCCGCGTGGACGGTGGCTCGCAAGGTCCAGCTCGCCGTCATCGACCTGCGTGAGCGCCTGCTCCATGTGACGGGCCAGGAGGTCATGACGAAGGACCGCGTGACGCTGCGCCTCAACCTGTCCACGGCCTTCCGCGTGGCGGATGCGCGTCGCCTCGCGGTGGTCGCGCGTACGCCGGATGACATCCTCTACCTGGCCATGCAGCTGGCCGCCCGTGAGGCGGTGGCGTCCCGCACGCTGGATGAGCTGCTCGCCTCGCGCGAAATCGTCGCCGAGGGCCTCTTCTCCGAGGTGAAGGGCCGCGCCGAGTCGGTGGGCCTGGAGGTGCTGCACTTCGGCATCAAGGACATCGTGCTCCCGGGTGAGATGAAGAACCTGCTCAACCGCGTCATCCAGGCCCAGAAGGAGGCCGAGGCCAACGTCATCACGCGCCGCGAGGAGACGGCCGCCACGCGCTCGCTGGCGCAGACGGCGAAGGTGCTCGCGGAGAACCCGCTGCTTGTGCGCCTCAAGGAGCTCGAGGCGTACAAGGACCTCGCCGCCAAGGTCGGCCAGGTCCACCTGGTGCTCGGCGAGGGCGCGGTGCCCTCGCTCCAGCTCAAGGGCTGA
- a CDS encoding acyl-CoA dehydrogenase, with protein MSSSTNHYVPNLRDIEFNLFEFLDIGRTSLGHAPFGDLDETAARQLLQTFALLSKTELSPSFDESEHTPPKLENGEVTLPPGLKKSMAAYFDAGMHLLEQPTHLGGMGAPPSLFWATFELIVGSNASLAFYTLGNLVARVIDRLGTEPQKRRFLPHMVDRRWGGSMVLTEPDAGSDVGAARTKARPVGGDVWEIEGVKRFITNGDSDMNENIIHMVLARPEGAPPGTKGLSLFVVPKFWVNEDGSLGERNGVVCTKLEKKMGLKGSVTCEMTFGDGQPSRGILLGEVHDGIRQMFHIIEQARMAVGVKSMSALSAGYQRALAFSKDRLQGADLMKARDKTAPRVPIFQHPDVRRMLMAQKAYSEGMRALCLFTASIQDGVEMKGGHRATEAGELDTLNDMLLPLVKGYCSEKVYELLALSLQVHGGSGYLMDYPVEQYIRDQKIDTLYEGTTHIQALDLLMRKVARDGGATLQGLLSQIRETAEGDLGGGELQTERAALGKALGELEMMLGTLMGKLSESVYHVGLQGNRVLASVAEVVIGWLLVRHAGVALERMKTNPADKAFYVGKFASARWYCAEVLPGLAHAARMVEAGTLDLLEVPEESY; from the coding sequence ATGTCGTCGTCGACGAACCACTACGTCCCCAACCTTCGCGATATCGAGTTCAACCTCTTCGAGTTTCTCGATATCGGCCGCACTTCGTTGGGACATGCGCCCTTCGGCGACCTCGATGAGACCGCGGCCCGGCAGCTCCTCCAGACGTTCGCCCTGCTGAGCAAGACCGAGCTGTCCCCCTCCTTCGACGAGTCCGAGCACACGCCGCCCAAGCTGGAGAACGGCGAGGTGACGCTGCCTCCGGGGCTCAAGAAGTCGATGGCGGCCTACTTCGACGCCGGCATGCACCTGCTGGAGCAGCCGACGCACCTGGGCGGGATGGGCGCGCCGCCCTCGCTGTTCTGGGCCACCTTCGAGCTGATTGTCGGCTCCAACGCCTCGCTGGCCTTCTACACGCTGGGCAACCTGGTCGCGCGAGTCATCGACCGGCTGGGCACGGAGCCGCAGAAGCGCCGCTTCCTGCCGCACATGGTGGACCGCCGCTGGGGCGGGTCCATGGTGCTGACGGAGCCGGACGCCGGCAGCGACGTGGGCGCCGCGCGCACCAAGGCGCGTCCCGTGGGTGGAGACGTCTGGGAGATTGAAGGCGTCAAGCGCTTCATCACCAACGGCGACTCGGACATGAACGAGAACATCATCCACATGGTGCTCGCGCGTCCGGAAGGCGCGCCGCCGGGCACCAAGGGACTGTCCCTCTTCGTGGTGCCCAAGTTCTGGGTGAACGAGGACGGCAGCCTGGGTGAGCGCAACGGCGTCGTGTGCACCAAGCTGGAGAAGAAGATGGGGCTGAAGGGCTCCGTCACCTGTGAGATGACGTTCGGTGATGGCCAGCCCTCGCGCGGCATCCTCCTGGGCGAGGTCCACGACGGCATCCGCCAGATGTTCCACATCATCGAGCAGGCCCGCATGGCGGTGGGCGTGAAGTCCATGTCCGCGCTGTCCGCGGGGTATCAGCGCGCGCTGGCCTTCTCGAAGGACCGGCTCCAGGGCGCGGACCTGATGAAGGCTCGCGACAAGACGGCGCCGCGCGTGCCCATCTTCCAGCACCCGGACGTGCGCCGCATGCTGATGGCGCAGAAGGCGTACTCGGAAGGCATGCGCGCGCTGTGTCTCTTCACCGCCTCCATCCAGGACGGCGTGGAGATGAAGGGCGGCCACCGCGCCACCGAGGCCGGTGAGCTGGACACGCTCAACGACATGCTGCTGCCCCTGGTGAAGGGCTACTGCTCGGAGAAGGTGTACGAGCTGCTCGCGCTCTCGCTCCAGGTCCACGGCGGCTCCGGCTACCTGATGGACTACCCGGTGGAGCAGTACATCCGGGACCAGAAGATCGACACCCTCTACGAGGGCACCACGCACATCCAGGCGTTGGACCTGCTCATGCGCAAGGTGGCGCGCGATGGCGGCGCGACGCTCCAGGGCCTGCTGTCTCAGATTCGCGAGACGGCCGAGGGAGACCTGGGCGGCGGCGAGCTTCAGACGGAGCGCGCCGCGCTGGGCAAGGCGCTGGGTGAGTTGGAGATGATGCTCGGCACGCTGATGGGGAAGCTGAGCGAGTCCGTGTACCACGTGGGCCTGCAGGGCAACCGCGTGCTGGCCTCGGTGGCGGAGGTGGTCATCGGCTGGCTGCTGGTGCGTCACGCGGGCGTGGCGCTGGAGCGGATGAAGACCAACCCCGCGGACAAGGCCTTCTACGTGGGCAAGTTCGCGAGCGCGCGCTGGTACTGCGCGGAGGTCCTCCCCGGCCTCGCCCACGCCGCGCGCATGGTGGAGGCCGGCACGCTGGACCTGCTGGAGGTCCCCGAGGAGTCGTACTGA
- a CDS encoding ornithine cyclodeaminase family domain has product MSTSIPHPDFAAERFTRCPDARFQPAPADGVLPEGFFTTTNLPTYVRIDGQWRMPREPRMDGALVLDAQGALWIREGRRVRAGERVVVGLAEDGSDGVYVNTAYLGGGGEGEFKFMTSEVSREKPIDYAQMARVLVEERERGGYPIWVTGPALVHSRARADMTWFIANGFVGALLAGNAVAVHDIEASIFGTTLGMSGTGEATSGGHGLHMRAINKVRAAGSIAKAVEAGVITNGIMHACVIHKVPFVLTGSIRDDGPLPDVVTDNVGGQDAMRRHAVKATMAVMVATALHAIATGNMLPAFVTEKDGSLRELPTICVDSSEFVVSKLKDRGTHQAFGVVTNAQDFMHILRLYVERELSARASATKPA; this is encoded by the coding sequence GTGAGCACTTCCATTCCTCATCCTGACTTCGCGGCCGAGCGGTTCACCCGGTGTCCGGACGCGCGCTTCCAGCCAGCGCCCGCGGACGGCGTGCTGCCCGAGGGCTTCTTCACCACCACCAACCTTCCCACCTACGTGCGCATCGACGGCCAGTGGCGCATGCCTCGCGAGCCCCGGATGGACGGCGCGCTCGTGCTGGACGCACAAGGTGCGCTGTGGATTCGCGAGGGCCGCCGCGTGCGGGCCGGAGAGCGGGTGGTGGTGGGGCTGGCGGAGGACGGCTCCGACGGCGTCTATGTGAACACCGCGTACCTCGGCGGCGGCGGCGAGGGCGAGTTCAAGTTCATGACGAGCGAGGTGTCTCGCGAGAAGCCCATCGACTACGCGCAGATGGCGCGGGTGTTGGTGGAAGAGCGCGAGCGCGGCGGCTACCCCATCTGGGTGACAGGCCCCGCGCTGGTTCACTCGCGGGCGCGCGCGGACATGACGTGGTTCATCGCCAACGGCTTCGTGGGCGCGCTGCTGGCGGGCAACGCCGTGGCGGTGCACGACATCGAGGCCTCCATCTTCGGCACCACCCTGGGCATGAGCGGCACCGGCGAGGCGACGTCCGGAGGCCACGGCCTGCACATGCGCGCCATCAACAAGGTCCGCGCCGCGGGTTCCATCGCGAAGGCGGTGGAGGCGGGCGTCATCACCAACGGCATCATGCACGCGTGTGTCATCCACAAGGTGCCCTTCGTCCTCACGGGCTCCATCCGGGATGACGGCCCGCTGCCGGACGTGGTGACGGACAACGTGGGCGGCCAGGACGCCATGCGCCGTCACGCGGTGAAGGCCACCATGGCGGTGATGGTCGCCACGGCGCTGCACGCCATCGCCACCGGCAACATGCTCCCGGCCTTCGTCACGGAGAAGGACGGCTCGCTGCGGGAGCTGCCCACCATCTGCGTGGACTCGTCCGAGTTCGTGGTCAGCAAGCTGAAGGACCGGGGCACGCACCAGGCGTTCGGCGTGGTGACGAACGCCCAGGACTTCATGCACATCCTGCGGCTGTACGTGGAGCGCGAGCTGTCCGCCCGCGCCTCCGCCACGAAGCCCGCGTAA
- a CDS encoding LysM peptidoglycan-binding domain-containing protein produces MSYRIQSGDTLSALAKRHGTTVNALMEANPQIKNADLIYTGDTLKIPGATDGFDAAPGRKGPNLTGGMENPSSISGPDSSGEGTKGPKGSPFDIAKSHLGKNAGSLKMEGSGVGADMEDWVPNNVNCANFVSAVLEQAGQISNKQHDNSVMGLMRKLDADPNFKRVSLKDAKPGDVVSMKVGSGEHVVMFAGWKNGKPQFIGSNNVNPDGSQRISFSSMNYPIMAVHQYRG; encoded by the coding sequence ATGAGCTACCGCATCCAGTCCGGCGACACCCTGTCCGCGCTCGCGAAGCGCCACGGCACCACCGTCAACGCGCTGATGGAGGCGAATCCGCAAATCAAGAACGCGGACCTCATCTACACGGGCGACACGCTGAAGATTCCGGGGGCGACGGATGGCTTCGACGCCGCGCCGGGGCGCAAGGGGCCCAACCTCACGGGTGGAATGGAGAACCCGTCCTCCATCTCCGGTCCGGACTCGTCGGGTGAAGGCACGAAGGGTCCCAAGGGCAGCCCGTTCGACATCGCGAAGTCGCACCTGGGCAAGAACGCGGGCTCGCTGAAGATGGAGGGCTCGGGCGTGGGCGCGGACATGGAGGACTGGGTCCCCAACAACGTCAACTGCGCCAACTTCGTCTCCGCGGTGCTGGAGCAGGCGGGGCAGATTTCCAACAAGCAGCACGACAACAGCGTGATGGGGCTGATGCGCAAGCTGGACGCGGACCCGAACTTCAAGCGCGTGTCGCTGAAGGACGCGAAGCCCGGCGATGTCGTCTCGATGAAGGTGGGCAGCGGCGAGCACGTGGTGATGTTCGCGGGCTGGAAGAACGGCAAGCCCCAGTTCATCGGCTCCAACAACGTCAACCCGGACGGCTCGCAGCGCATCAGCTTCAGCAGCATGAACTACCCCATCATGGCGGTTCACCAGTACCGCGGCTGA